The genomic window TTGCGCTAGCCTTCTCCTTGTCGGCACTCGCTGCTTCGCTTATCTCGGTGGGCGCAGTCGTAGTCGCCTCCCTGTCAACTCCGGCAGTCGTTGATTTGCCATCTTCGTTATTCTGACTGGAACCACCCTCGCCGTTCGGATTCAACGGGTTCTTACGAACACGTTCGAGCCGAGCCCGCCACTGTGCCCATTCATCCTCGACAATTCTCTGCTGATTCGACGAACGCAAGTTCCGCACATCGTCAAGGCAATGTCGAAGGTAGTTATTGAGCGGTTCGCCATCGTCTCCCAGAAGCTCAACCTCGCGTTCCAAACGTTTGAGCACGAGTTCCAGGTCGTAGACACCCGTCGATTCCTTGTGCTTGACAAAGAAGTCGCGTACGACGCGTACGACTGCTTGTTTGCCCGTCGTGCGACGCTCGGCCTGCTCGCTAGCTTCAATTCTCTCCCGTAGTGCCCTGCAAAACGATATCATGCGGTTTCGCAGCAGCTTGAATGTCTCATCTGGCACTGTCTCGGCTTGCGCCACCGTCGCCAATCGCACAACTTCGTGGAGCACGCCCATTTTGTCGTAACCGTTTCGACCTGGATGGATGAACTGGGTCATCACTTCCTTGGTGTCCGCGACCAGGCCATTTTGACCGTATTCGTCGTTCTCAATGGCTTCGGTAAGTTCTGCCTTCTTTGCCTTGTATTCATCTGGGAACCAGCGCTCTACATAGGCACAGACCGCTTTGGCGTAGAGCCGAGTAGGCACCAGGTCTTCGGTCGTGACACATTGCTGGTTCTCATCCGCTTCATGCGTTTCGTTAATGGTCAGGACGAACTCATTCTTGATGAGTTCGTCTCGATGGCGTTCAACTCCAGTGATCCGCTTTCGGCACAGTTCCCCAGCATCGTCATTATCCACTACGACAACCGTGGCGGGATTCTTCTCATCGCCCCATCGTGAAGCCGCCAAAAGTTTTTCTATGCCAGGGGCGCTGTCAGCAGAAACTAGAACTACCGCATTCAGGTCGAGAAAGTCGCTAACGTTCTCGGGCGTGACGAAGAGACGAATAAGCTCGCTTACCAAGAATTGGTCCGTCGGCCCTTCCAATACGACATTGGTCACGCCCATGAACAGAGTTTGAGCACAGTCAATCCCTAACGCAGACCGAACCGGCTCGTAACGCCGCAATCGAGACTCGTCCACGAACTGGGTACCCTCTTCGGCATCGCCTTTCCGCACCAATCGAATGCGGCGAGGGAAGTTCCGATTGATCAAGAATGGCGAGTGGGTCGTGTAGACCAACTGTGTATTCCGCCGGGAAGTATCGGCGCTTACCAGGGACTCGAAAACTGCCAAGAGGTTCCGTTGCCCAATGATTGAAAGGAACGAATCGGGCTCGTCCATCAGTATGATGCAGTTATTCTCTCTTGTGGCAATCTCCAA from Pirellulales bacterium includes these protein-coding regions:
- a CDS encoding AAA family ATPase, yielding MKASKVLLRWYKSFNVNYMNYADRRQGILPRPWNSLHVDGGGDTDYEFIEIPIEKDITTIVGANESGKSHLISAISKVIKGTGIPGAWDKGREFGLTDLCHYASVRSKNATVWPNIGMEFAELSEQEKNSIGEALGAKGASLDFGDASRFTVILGPKSDEEFAYVYVGNSTTPVTLDKSTFGALRKLLPTVKFIQSNVAISDHVPICDLLAEMGGKSAEGEEFFGFEAAQAAVRFLKSLTLTANQQVPADIVGKLSTLQQGLTNSAKKKSSAVLETLLFRDVLEVTSDTVEFLAKLGEEDRSYAEGLVETWNDEVEKTLNLSHYWQQDDLFKLRMDFKRGIIFFEISDKTGAVYTFRERSSGLRFFLSYYIQAKALEIATRENNCIILMDEPDSFLSIIGQRNLLAVFESLVSADTSRRNTQLVYTTHSPFLINRNFPRRIRLVRKGDAEEGTQFVDESRLRRYEPVRSALGIDCAQTLFMGVTNVVLEGPTDQFLVSELIRLFVTPENVSDFLDLNAVVLVSADSAPGIEKLLAASRWGDEKNPATVVVVDNDDAGELCRKRITGVERHRDELIKNEFVLTINETHEADENQQCVTTEDLVPTRLYAKAVCAYVERWFPDEYKAKKAELTEAIENDEYGQNGLVADTKEVMTQFIHPGRNGYDKMGVLHEVVRLATVAQAETVPDETFKLLRNRMISFCRALRERIEASEQAERRTTGKQAVVRVVRDFFVKHKESTGVYDLELVLKRLEREVELLGDDGEPLNNYLRHCLDDVRNLRSSNQQRIVEDEWAQWRARLERVRKNPLNPNGEGGSSQNNEDGKSTTAGVDREATTTAPTEISEAASADKEKASATRPK